Proteins encoded within one genomic window of Humulus lupulus chromosome 1, drHumLupu1.1, whole genome shotgun sequence:
- the LOC133796184 gene encoding protein sym-1-like: MSGALMRNAATIPRLFKKYSITDILLAAEPIGAPAATFVRTQQSLHQSSRAFVRFPQFLRKAKEFELSPSSFSSAFSSSSSSSSAAAKEVGIIGWYLGMVKCRPILTKSVTSSLIYIAADLSSQTIAQKLLDSYDFLRTLRMAGYGLLVLGPSLHFWFNFMSKLYPKRDLLSTLKKMAMGQGIYGPTMTVIFFSLNARLQGETGSEIVSRLKRDLFPTLLNGVMYWPMCDFITFRFIPVHLQPLVSNSFSYLWTVYMTYMAGLEKATVTTAD, from the exons ATGAGCGGAGCTCTAATGAGGAACGCTGCCACCATCCCACGCCTCTTCAAGAAGTATTCCATCACAGACATCCTTCTTGCGGCCGAGCCCATAGGAGCTCCGGCAGCCACTTTCGTAAGAACCCAACAATCACTTCACCAGTCGTCTAGAGCTTTCGTTCGTTTTCCTCAGTTTTTAAGGAAAGCCAAGGAGTTTGAgctctctccttcttccttttccTCCGCTTTCTCTTCGTCTTCGTCGTCTTCCTCCGCCGCCGCCAAGGAGGTTGGAATCATCGGTTGGTATCTGGGCATGGTCAAATGTCGCCCTATTCTTACCAAAAGTGTCACTTCGTCGCTTATTTACATCGCCGCTGATTTGTCTTCTCAG ACAATAGCTCAAAAATTGTTAGACTCTTACGACTTCTTGAGGACTTTACGTATGGCTGGATATGGACTGCTAGTTTTAGGACCTTCACTGCATTTTTGGTTCAACTTTATGTCAAAACTGTACCCAAAACGTGATCTATTGTCTACATTGAAGAAAATGGCTATGGGGCAGGGAATATATGGACCTACGATGACTGTGATTTTCTTCTCCCTTAATGCTCGTTTACAAG GTGAAACCGGCTCCGAGATTGTTTCACGGTTAAAAAGAGACTTGTTCCCTACATTGTTAAATGGAGTTATGTACTGGCCCATGTGCGATTTCATCACTTTCAGATTCATTCCTGTCCATCTGCAG CCATTAGTGAGCAATTCATTTTCATATCTATGGACCGTTTATATGACATACATGGCGGGTCTAGAGAAAGCAACGGTAACTACAGCTGATTGA